One window from the genome of Alnus glutinosa chromosome 13, dhAlnGlut1.1, whole genome shotgun sequence encodes:
- the LOC133854678 gene encoding sugar carrier protein C-like, producing the protein MAGGVIGSSNGKNYPGNLTCKVLVTCIVAAMGGLIFGYDLGISGGVTSMDSFLERFFPAVYRKEASAKPSDDQYCKFNNQTLTLFTSSLYLAALISSLFAASITRKFGRRTTMLCGGLLFCAGALVNGLAQGVWMLIVGRMLLGFGIGFANQSVPIYVSEMAPYRYRGALNMMFQLAITIGILVANLLNYFFAQIKGGWGWRLSLGGAVVPALIIIVGSFCLPDTPNSLIERGHLKEAKEQLVKIRGIPGVDEEFKDLVAASEGSKQVKHPWIAILDRKYRPQLTMAIAIPFFQQLTGMNVITFYAPVLFKTIGFGSNASLISAVITGGCNFLATILSIFTVDKVGRRSLFLVGGVQMFICQVIITIAIGAKFGVSGNPGDLPKWYAFGLVFFICLYVAGFAYSWGPLGWLVPSEIFPLEIRSAAQSINVSVNMIFTFAIAQVFTSMLCHLKFGLFIFFACWVVIMSFFIYNFLPETKGVPIEEMTVVWRNHPFWRKFVCSDEDAPADGDVQMGKRVDTA; encoded by the exons atggCTGGAGGAGTTATCGGTTCGTCCAATGGAAAGAACTACCCAGGCAATCTCACTTGCAAGGTGCTCGTAACATGCATCGTTGCAGCGATGGGTGGTCTCATTTTTGGTTACGATCTTGGAATTTCTG GTGGAGTTACATCCATGGATTCCTTTTTGGAACGGTTTTTTCCGGCTGTTTACAGAAAGGAAGCATCGGCGAAGCCTTCCGATGATCAGTACTGCAAATTTAACAATCAGACATTGACGCTTTTCACTTCGTCGTTGTATCTTGCTGCTTTGATCTCATCCCTTTTTGCAGCATCGATAACCCGAAAGTTTGGGAGGCGTACTACGATGCTTTGTGGTGGACTACTTTTCTGCGCTGGGGCACTTGTCAATGGCCTTGCTCAAGGGGTGTGGATGCTCATTGTTGGTCGCATGCTTCTTGGTTTTGGTATTGGTTTTGCCAATCAG TCTGTGCCAATCTACGTCTCTGAGATGGCTCCGTACAGATACCGAGGTGCTTTGAACATGATGTTCCAATTGGCAATTACAATCGGCATCCTCGTCGCCAATTTGCTAAACTATTTCTTTGCTCAGATCAAGGGCGGTTGGGGATGGCGCTTGAGCTTAGGCGGTGCCGTCGTCCCTGCTCTAATAATCATTGTCGGCTCGTTTTGTCTTCCTGACACACCCAACTCTCTGATTGAACGTGGCCATTTGAAGGAAGCCAAGGAGCAATTGGTGAAGATCCGTGGCATTCCCGGCGTAGACGAGGAGTTTAAGGATCTTGTCGCTGCTAGTGAAGGCTCTAAACAAGTGAAACATCCTTGGATTGCTATTTTGGACAGAAAGTACAGACCTCAGTTGACAATGGCCATTGCCATTCCCTTCTTCCAGCAACTCACTGGCATGAACGTGATCACGTTTTATGCACCTGTTTTATTCAAAACAATTGGTTTTGGAAGCAATGCTTCGCTCATTTCTGCTGTGATCACTGGGGGCTGTAATTTTCTTGCCACGATTCTTTCAATTTTCACTGTTGATAAGGTGGGAAGAAGATCTCTTTTTTTGGTGGGCGGTGTTCAGATGTTCATCTGTCAG GTTATTATTACAATTGCCATTGGTGCAAAGTTTGGAGTGAGTGGAAACCCGGGTGACCTGCCCAAGTGGTATGCTTTTGGGTTGGTCTTCTTCATCTGTCTCTACGTGGCTGGATTTGCATATTCCTGGGGACCTCTAGGCTGGCTGGTACCAAGTGAGATTTTTCCTTTGGAAATCCGCTCGGCTGCTCAGAGCATCAATGTCTCAGTCAACATGATTTTCACCTTCGCCATTGCACAAGTCTTCACGTCAATGTTGTGCCATTTGAAGTTTggcctcttcatcttctttgcaTGCTGGGTCGTGATAATGAGCTTCTTCATTTACAATTTCTTGCCGGAGACGAAAGGTGTCCCGATAGAAGAAATGACAGTTGTGTGGCGAAATCACCCTTTCTGGCGCAAGTTTGTTTGTTCCGACGAAGATGCTCCTGCAGATGGAGATGTTCAGATGGGTAAAAGAGTAGACACCGCTTGA
- the LOC133854231 gene encoding protein DETOXIFICATION 49-like, whose product MCKLSSSTTSCEYNSDQPNLTSTKLQGAADMFSPLISKDPTPPEHHRNQKTQKTHLSLVAKEAICIANIALPMVLTGLLLYLRSMISMLFLGRLDELALAGGALAIGFANITGYSILSGLAMGMEPICGQAFGAKRFKLLGSTMQRTVILLLLTSIPISVLWLNMKKILLFCGQKADIATKAQSYILYSLPDLIAQSFLHPLRIYLRSQSITLPLTLCAAFSILLHVPINYFLVYVLKLGIKGVALSGVWTNINLVGSLIVYITFSGVYEKTWGGIISFKSFFDGWKDLLKLAIPSCISVCLEWWWYEIMILLCGLLLNPQATVASMGILIQTTALIYIFPSSLSFGVSTRVGNELGANQPDKAKLAATVGISFSFVLGFSALLFAIMVRKIWATMFTQDAEIIALTSLVLPIIGLCELGNCPQTTGCGVLRGTARPKLGANINLSCFYLVGMPVAVWLSFYAGFDFVGLWLGLLAAQGSCVVTMLFVLFRTDWHRQAQRANQLTGGTSTTIDGDDNRQDDRFDHKIPDFSSSLDKLSPV is encoded by the coding sequence ATGTGCAAGTTATCTTCTTCTACAACGTCCTGTGAATACAATTCAGACCAACCAAACCTTACCTCAACAAAACTACAGGGGGCGGCCGACATGTTCTCCCCTTTGATTTCCAAAGACCCAACACCACCTGAACATCATCGAAACCAGAAAACCCAGAAAACCCATCTCTCTCTTGTTGCCAAAGAAGCCATATGCATAGCCAACATAGCTCTTCCAATGGTGCTAACAGGTCTATTACTGTACCTCCGCTCCATGATCTCCATGCTCTTCCTCGGCCGCCTCGACGAGCTTGCTTTAGCCGGCGGCGCACTCGCAATCGGATTCGCTAACATCACTGGCTATTCAATTCTCTCCGGCCTCGCCATGGGAATGGAGCCGATCTGTGGGCAGGCCTTCGGAGCCAAAAGATTCAAACTTCTCGGCTCTACCATGCAAAGAACAGTGATTCTGCTTCTATTAACTTCAATTCCCATATCAGTTTTGTGGCTAAACATGAAGAAAATCCTGCTGTTTTGCGGTCAGAAAGCCGATATTGCAACCAAAGCTCAATCCTACATTCTCTATTCTCTCCCGGACCTCATCGCCCAATCATTTTTGCACCCTTTACGAATCTATCTACGATCACAATCCATTACTCTGCCTCTGACATTGTGCGCAGCTTTttcaattcttctccacgttcCCATCAATTACTTTCTTGTTTATGTCCTCAAGCTCGGAATCAAAGGCGTTGCTCTAAGCGGCGTCTGGACTAACATCAATCTCGTCGGATCATTGATCGTCTATATTACATTCTCCGGAGTGTACGAGAAAACTTGGGGAggaataatttcttttaaatcctTCTTCGATGGCTGGAAAGATCTCTTGAAATTAGCCATTCCAAGCTGCATTTCAGTTTGTTTAGAGTGGTGGTGGTATGAAATCATGATTTTGCTATGTGGGTTGTTGCTTAATCCACAAGCAACCGTTGCTTCAATGGGGATTTTGATTCAAACGACGGCGTTGATCTACATTTTCCCATCTTCTCTAAGCTTCGGCGTATCGACAAGAGTTGGAAACGAACTGGGTGCCAACCAGCCGGACAAGGCAAAACTGGCAGCAACTGTAGGCATCTCCTTCAGCTTCGTGTTAGGATTTTCGGCATTGCTTTTCGCTATAATGGTGAGGAAGATATGGGCCACCATGTTCACCCAAGACGCCGAGATTATAGCCTTGACGTCGCTGGTTTTGCCCATTATCGGACTCTGCGAGCTCGGAAACTGCCCGCAAACAACCGGCTGCGGCGTTTTGAGAGGAACGGCTCGGCCGAAATTGGGAGCCAACATCAACCTGAGCTGCTTCTATCTCGTCGGAATGCCGGTTGCAGTGTGGCTCAGTTTTTACGCAGGGTTTGATTTCGTAGGGCTATGGCTCGGCCTTCTAGCCGCGCAAGGCTCGTGCGTCGTGACCATGTTGTTCGTTTTGTTTCGAACCGATTGGCACCGTCAAGCCCAGAGGGCTAATCAGCTGACTGGAGGTACTTCGACCACCATTGATGGTGATGAC
- the LOC133854745 gene encoding sugar carrier protein C-like, translated as MAGGVIGSSNGKNYPGNLTCKVLVTCIVAAMGGLIFGYDLGISGGVTSMDSFLERFFPAVYRKEASVKPSDDQYCKFNNQTLTLFTSSLYLAALISSLFAASITRKFGRRTTMLCGGILFCAGALVNGLAQGVWMLIVGRMLLGFGIGFANQSVPIYVSEMAPYRYRGALNMMFQLAITIGILVANLLNYFFAQIKGGWGWRLSLGGAVVPALIIIVSSFCLPDTPNSLIERGHLKEAKEQLVKIRGIPGVDEEFKDLVAASEGSKQVKHPWMAILDRKYRPQLTMAIAIPFFQQFTGMNVITFYAPVLFKTIGFGSNASLISAVITGGCNFLATILSILTVDKVGRRSLFLAGSVQMFICQVIITIAIGAKFGVSGNPGDLPKWYAFGLVFFICLYVAGFAYSWGPLGWLVPSEIFPLEIRSAAQSINVSVNMIFTFAIAQVFMSMLCHLKFGLFIFFACWVVIMSFFIYNFLPETKGVPIEEMAVVWRNHLFWRKFVCSDGDAPANGDIQMVKRVDTA; from the exons atggCTGGAGGAGTTATCGGTTCGTCCAATGGAAAGAACTACCCAGGCAATCTCACTTGCAAGGTGCTCGTAACATGCATCGTTGCAGCGATGGGTGGTCTCATTTTTGGTTACGATCTTGGAATTTCAG GTGGAGTTACATCCATGGATTCCTTTTTGGAACGGTTTTTTCCGGCTGTTTACAGAAAGGAAGCATCGGTGAAGCCTTCCGATGATCAGTACTGCAAATTTAACAATCAAACATTGACGCTTTTCACTTCGTCGCTGTATCTTGCTGCTTTGATCTCATCCCTTTTTGCAGCATCGATAACCCGAAAGTTTGGGAGGCGTACTACGATGCTTTGTGGCGGAATACTTTTCTGTGCTGGTGCACTTGTCAATGGCCTTGCTCAAGGGGTGTGGATGCTCATTGTTGGTCGCATGCTTCTTGGTTTTGGAATTGGATTTGCTAATCAG TCTGTGCCAATCTACGTCTCTGAGATGGCTCCGTACAGATACCGAGGTGCTTTGAACATGATGTTCCAATTGGCAATTACAATCGGCATCCTCGTCGCCAATTTGCTAAACTATTTCTTTGCTCAGATCAAGGGCGGTTGGGGATGGCGCTTGAGCTTAGGCGGTGCCGTCGTCCCTGCTCTGATAATCATTGTCAGCTCGTTTTGTCTTCCTGACACACCCAACTCTTTGATTGAACGCGGCCATTTGAAGGAAGCCAAGGAGCAATTGGTGAAGATCCGTGGCATTCCCGGCGTAGACGAGGAGTTTAAGGATCTTGTCGCCGCGAGTGAAGGCTCTAAACAAGTGAAACATCCTTGGATGGCTATTTTGGACAGAAAGTACAGACCTCAGTTGACAATGGCCATTGCCATTCCCTTCTTCCAGCAATTCACTGGCATGAACGTGATCACATTTTATGCACCTGTTTTATTCAAAACAATTGGTTTTGGAAGCAATGCTTCACTAATTTCTGCTGTGATTACTGGAGGCTGTAATTTTCTTGCCACGATTCTTTCAATTCTCACTGTTGATAAGGTGGGAAGAAGGTCACTTTTTTTGGCGGGTAGTGTTCAGATGTTCATCTGTCAG gttATTATTACGATTGCCATTGGTGCAAAGTTTGGAGTGAGTGGAAACCCGGGTGACCTACCCAAGTGGTATGCTTTTGGGTTGGTCTTCTTCATCTGTCTCTACGTGGCTGGATTTGCATATTCCTGGGGACCTCTAGGCTGGCTGGTACCAAGTGAGATTTTTCCTTTGGAAATCCGCTCGGCTGCTCAGAGCATCAATGTCTCAGTCAACATGATCTTCACCTTTGCCATTGCACAAGTCTTCATGTCAATGTTGTGCCATTTGAAGTTTGGccttttcatcttctttgcaTGCTGGGTGGTGATAATGAGCTTCTTCATTTACAATTTCTTGCCGGAGACGAAAGGTGTCCCAATAGAAGAAATGGCAGTTGTGTGGCGAAATCACCTTTTCTGGCGCAAGTTTGTTTGTTCCGACGGAGATGCTCCTGCAAATGGCGATATTCAGATGGTTAAAAGAGTAGACACTGCTTGA